One part of the Magallana gigas chromosome 5, xbMagGiga1.1, whole genome shotgun sequence genome encodes these proteins:
- the LOC105319528 gene encoding choline/ethanolamine kinase, whose product MSIDLNQCYQKFETQLMTIMKRYLRSTFLHVIQSVNYLFIYVGLPSTSRKMGENRTAEDVKSKAFRWCKKSIGGAWTRISKEDLEIKPISGGLTNKLYLCSLPDGTEREESEPSRVLMRVYGEIAQRSDYMLRNSVIFALFSEKKKGPKLYGMYPEGRIEEFIPSRSLNRKELHDEKISQTIAQKLAYFHTLEMPLPKQPNFLRKQMNEWMDEVERILQKSSSVEFGPFIRKLQTYQLRKELSELLSIMEKCSSPVLFSHNDLQEGNILLKEEKSDDLCERLTIIDWEYCSYNYRGFDLGNHFCEWSCDYSCEAYPFYSYHPEDYPSKQTQKAFFQHYLEEQNKYLPNPVKVNDELLQHLYKEANTFAMTSHFFWGLWSVVQTEISDIEFGYLEYAITRFDGYFAKKESNKREELI is encoded by the exons ATGTCGATTGACCTGAATCAGTGTTatcaaaaatttgaaactcaGTTGATGACCATTATGAAACGCTATCTAAGGTCAACATTTTTACACGTAATTCAGTCGGTGAACTATCTCTTTATCTATGTAGGACTACCATCTACGTCGCGGAAAATGGGCGAAAATCGAACAGCGGAGGATGTGAAATCAAAGGCTTTCAGATGGTGTAAGAAGTCAATCGGAGGCGCATGGACTCGAATATCCAAGGaagatttagaaataaaacCTATAAG TGGCGGGCTCACAAACAAGCTGTATCTCTGCTCCCTTCCAGATGGGACAGAGCGAGAGGAGAGCGAGCCATCTCGGGTGCTAATGAGAGTGTACGGTGAGATTGCACAACGCAGTGATTACATGCTCAGGAACTCGGTCATTTTTGCCTTGTTTTCGGAAAAAAAGAAAGGGCCCAAGCTATATGGAATGTACCCAGAAGGCAGAATTGAAGAATTCATTCCT TCAAGATCGCTGAACCGTAAAGAGCTTCATGATGAAAAGATTTCTCAAACAATTGCTCAAAAGCTTGCTTATTTTCATACACTTGAGATGCCATTACCTAAGCAGCCAAATTTTCTACGGAAGCAGATGAACGA atggATGGATGAAGTTGAAAGAATCCTACAAAAATCCTCATCAGTAGAATTTGGACCTTTTATCAGAAAGCTGCAAACCTATCAGCTGAGAAAAGAATTATCAGAATTATT ATCCATTATGGAAAAGTGTTCATCTCCTGTGTTATTTTCTCACAATGATCTACAAGAAG gTAACATATTGTTAAAAGAGGAGAAGTCAGACGACCTGTGTGAGAGACTGACCATTATTGATTGGGAATATTGCAGTTACAACTACAG AGGTTTTGATTTGGGGAATCATTTTTGTGAATGGTCTTGTGATTATTCATGTGAAGCATATCCATTTTACTCCTATCATCCAGAAGACTATCCATCCAAACAGACACAG aaAGCATTTTTTCAGCATTATTTGGAAGAGCAAAATAAATACCTTCCAAACCCGGTGAAAGTTAACGATGAATTGTTACAGCATCTCTACAAGGAAGCCAATACTTTTGCCATGACATCACACTTTTTCTGGGGACTATGGTCCGTCGTTCAAACAGAAATTTCAGACATCGAGTTTGGCTATCTA gaGTATGCTATCACAAGGTTCGATGGCTATTTTGCAAAGAAAGAGTCCAATAAAAGGGAGGAACTCATCTAA